From the genome of Vibrio porteresiae DSM 19223, one region includes:
- the yajC gene encoding preprotein translocase subunit YajC has translation MSLISVAHAAGEGAAQQPGGEFSMIIMLGMFAVIFYFMIYRPQAKRAKEHKNLMSSMSKGDEVLTSGGFVGKISKISDDNDYIAIELNANNEVVIKKDFVSAVLPKGTLKSL, from the coding sequence ATGAGTCTAATTTCTGTAGCGCATGCAGCAGGCGAAGGTGCCGCGCAACAACCTGGCGGTGAATTCAGCATGATCATCATGCTTGGCATGTTTGCAGTCATCTTCTACTTCATGATTTATCGCCCACAGGCAAAACGCGCCAAAGAGCATAAAAACCTAATGTCTTCTATGAGCAAAGGTGATGAAGTGCTAACTAGCGGTGGTTTTGTTGGCAAAATCAGCAAAATCTCTGACGACAATGACTACATTGCGATCGAACTGAATGCAAACAACGAAGTAGTAATCAAAAAAGACTTCGTTTCAGCAGTGCTACCTAAAGGTACACTGAAATCTCTATAA
- the queA gene encoding tRNA preQ1(34) S-adenosylmethionine ribosyltransferase-isomerase QueA: MHVSDFNFELPDELIARYPKTERTASRLLQLNGNSGELTDRTFKDVLEIVQPGDLLVFNNTRVIPARMFGRKASGGKLEVLVERMLDEHSILAHVRCSKPPKPGTELFLGENDEFQAEMVARHDALFEIRFTSATAVLDILNTIGHMPLPPYIDRPDEDADKERYQTVYNKKPGAVAAPTAGLHFDNPLLEQIKAKGVEFAYVTLHVGAGTFQPVRVDDVENHHMHSEYVEVPQEVVDAIQATRARGGRIIAVGTTSVRSLESAAQDALKKGTELVPFFGDTEIFIYPGYEYQLVDCLITNFHLPESTLIMLVSAFAGYDHTMAAYHHAVAEKYRFFSYGDAMFISKKTQ; encoded by the coding sequence ATGCACGTTTCAGATTTTAATTTTGAACTTCCCGATGAGCTTATTGCTCGTTATCCAAAAACAGAACGAACCGCCAGTCGTCTGCTGCAGCTCAATGGCAACAGCGGTGAATTGACGGATAGAACGTTTAAAGATGTCCTTGAAATCGTTCAGCCAGGAGATCTGCTGGTATTTAACAATACTCGCGTTATCCCTGCTCGTATGTTTGGCCGTAAAGCCTCAGGCGGTAAGCTAGAAGTACTAGTTGAACGTATGCTTGATGAGCACTCTATTTTGGCTCATGTTCGCTGTTCAAAACCGCCAAAACCAGGTACCGAATTGTTCCTAGGTGAAAACGATGAGTTTCAAGCGGAAATGGTGGCTCGCCACGATGCACTGTTTGAAATTCGTTTTACCTCGGCAACCGCCGTGCTAGATATCCTCAATACCATCGGACATATGCCGTTACCTCCGTATATCGACCGTCCTGATGAAGATGCGGACAAAGAGCGTTACCAAACGGTTTATAACAAGAAACCAGGTGCAGTGGCTGCTCCTACCGCTGGATTACACTTTGATAATCCGTTGCTTGAGCAAATCAAAGCAAAAGGTGTTGAGTTCGCTTATGTGACTTTGCATGTGGGTGCAGGTACATTCCAACCAGTGCGTGTTGATGATGTTGAAAATCATCATATGCATTCGGAATATGTTGAAGTGCCACAAGAAGTCGTTGACGCGATTCAAGCAACACGAGCTCGTGGTGGTCGCATTATTGCGGTGGGTACGACTTCCGTTCGTTCATTAGAGAGCGCAGCGCAAGATGCATTGAAAAAAGGCACTGAATTGGTTCCGTTCTTTGGTGATACTGAGATTTTTATCTACCCTGGATATGAGTATCAATTGGTGGATTGTTTGATTACCAACTTCCATCTACCAGAGTCTACATTGATTATGCTCGTGAGCGCTTTCGCAGGTTATGATCATACCATGGCGGCTTACCACCATGCGGTAGCTGAAAAATATCGCTTCTTTAGTTACGGCGATGCGATGTTTATCAGCAAAAAAACGCAATAA
- a CDS encoding peroxiredoxin: MVLVGRKAPDFTAGAVLGNGEIVDNFNLFEHIKGKKAVVFFYPLDFTFVCPSEIIAFDKRLADFQEKGCEVIGVSIDSVFSHNAWRNTAVNKGGIGEVKYTLVADTTHEVVNAYDVVDPNGPGIALRGSFLIDEEGIVRHQVINDGPLGRNIDEMLRMVDALAFHQEHGEVCPAQWEKGKSGMKASPDGVASYLTEHTSDLDKK; this comes from the coding sequence ATGGTACTAGTAGGTCGCAAAGCCCCTGACTTTACTGCTGGAGCTGTTCTAGGCAACGGTGAAATCGTTGACAACTTTAACCTTTTCGAACACATCAAAGGTAAAAAAGCAGTTGTCTTTTTCTACCCACTAGACTTCACTTTCGTTTGCCCATCAGAAATCATCGCATTCGACAAACGTCTTGCTGACTTCCAAGAAAAAGGCTGTGAAGTAATCGGTGTTTCTATCGATTCAGTATTCTCACACAACGCATGGCGTAATACTGCTGTAAACAAAGGCGGTATCGGTGAAGTGAAATACACTCTAGTTGCAGACACAACTCACGAAGTTGTTAACGCATACGACGTAGTTGATCCAAACGGCCCTGGAATTGCACTTCGCGGTTCATTCCTAATCGATGAAGAAGGTATTGTTCGTCACCAAGTGATCAACGATGGTCCTCTAGGTCGTAACATCGACGAAATGCTACGTATGGTTGACGCACTAGCGTTCCACCAAGAGCACGGCGAAGTATGTCCTGCACAATGGGAAAAAGGTAAATCTGGTATGAAAGCGTCTCCAGACGGTGTTGCTTCTTACCTAACTGAACACACTTCAGACCTAGATAAAAAATAA
- the tgt gene encoding tRNA guanosine(34) transglycosylase Tgt yields MKLQFELKKKEGNARRGQITFERGTVQTPAFMPVGTYGTVKGMTPEEVKETGAEILLGNTFHLWLRPGQEVMKLHGDLHDFMNWKGPILTDSGGFQVFSLGDIRKITEEGVHFRNPVNGEKIFMDAEKSMEIQKDLGSDIVMIFDECTPYPATHDEAKKSMEMSLRWAKRSRDHFEKLDNQNSLFGIVQGSVYEDLRDVSVKGLTELGFDGYAVGGLAVGEPKDDMHRILEHTCPQLPEDKPRYLMGVGKPEDLVEGVRRGIDMFDCVMPTRNARNGHLFVTGGVIKIRNAAHKTDTTPLDPECDCYTCKNYSKSYLHHLDRCNEILGARLNTIHNLRYYQRLMAGIRQAIDEDRFEQFVTDFYARRDREVPPLQKDKA; encoded by the coding sequence GTGAAATTACAGTTCGAACTTAAGAAAAAAGAGGGTAATGCCCGTCGTGGTCAAATTACTTTTGAACGCGGTACCGTGCAAACTCCGGCATTTATGCCTGTGGGTACCTACGGTACGGTTAAAGGTATGACACCAGAAGAAGTGAAAGAAACTGGTGCTGAAATCCTACTCGGCAATACTTTCCACCTGTGGCTTCGCCCTGGACAAGAGGTGATGAAACTGCACGGTGACCTGCATGACTTTATGAACTGGAAAGGTCCGATTCTTACCGATTCCGGTGGCTTCCAAGTTTTCAGCCTAGGTGATATTCGTAAAATCACCGAAGAAGGGGTACATTTCCGTAACCCAGTAAACGGCGAAAAAATCTTTATGGATGCGGAAAAATCAATGGAGATTCAGAAAGACTTAGGTTCTGATATCGTTATGATTTTTGACGAATGTACTCCATATCCAGCAACACACGATGAAGCCAAAAAATCGATGGAAATGTCATTACGTTGGGCAAAACGCTCACGTGATCATTTTGAAAAACTGGATAACCAAAACTCGCTATTTGGCATCGTTCAGGGTAGTGTTTACGAAGATTTGCGCGATGTGTCAGTAAAAGGTCTTACCGAACTCGGTTTCGATGGTTACGCAGTCGGTGGTTTGGCTGTGGGTGAACCTAAAGATGACATGCACCGTATTCTCGAACATACATGTCCTCAACTACCAGAAGACAAACCTCGTTACTTAATGGGGGTTGGCAAACCGGAAGATTTAGTTGAAGGTGTACGTCGTGGTATCGACATGTTTGACTGTGTGATGCCGACTCGAAATGCACGCAACGGCCACCTATTTGTGACTGGAGGTGTGATCAAGATCCGTAATGCGGCACATAAAACGGATACAACACCACTGGATCCTGAGTGTGACTGTTACACTTGCAAAAATTATTCGAAGTCGTATTTGCACCATCTAGATCGTTGTAACGAAATTCTTGGCGCACGTCTCAACACGATTCATAACTTACGTTACTATCAACGCTTAATGGCGGGTATCCGTCAGGCAATTGATGAAGATCGTTTTGAACAGTTTGTAACAGACTTCTACGCACGTCGTGATCGCGAAGTGCCACCGTTACAAAAAGACAAAGCGTAA
- the aceA gene encoding isocitrate lyase: MTLTRRQQIEALEKDWATNPRWKNVKRTYTAEEVVNLRGSLLPANTIAQRGADKLWSLVNGSAKKGYVNCLGALTGGQAVQQAKAGIEAIYLSGWQVAADNNTASTMYPDQSLYPVDSVPAVVRRINNSFRRADQIQWTNGKSPTDEGGIDYFLPIVADAEAGFGGVLNAYELMKSMIEAGAAGVHFEDQLASVKKCGHMGGKVLVPTQEAVQKLVAARLAADVAGTTTLVIARTDANAADLLTSDCDPYDKDFLSGERTSEGFFRVKAGIDQAISRGLAYAPYADLVWCETAKPCLEEARKFAEAILAEYPDQLLAYNCSPSFNWEKNLDAKTIAEFQQALSDMGYKYQFITLAGIHNMWFNMFELAHAYAQGEGMRHYVEMVQRKEFAAAEKGYTFVAHQQEVGTGYFDKVTNTIQGGNSSVTALKGSTEEDQF; the protein is encoded by the coding sequence ATGACATTGACTCGTCGTCAACAAATCGAAGCCTTGGAAAAAGATTGGGCAACCAATCCACGCTGGAAAAATGTGAAACGTACCTACACTGCTGAAGAAGTAGTGAACCTAAGAGGTTCTTTGCTTCCTGCCAACACTATTGCTCAGCGCGGAGCTGATAAACTATGGTCGTTGGTCAATGGTAGCGCCAAAAAAGGGTATGTTAACTGTCTTGGCGCGTTGACTGGTGGGCAAGCGGTGCAACAGGCCAAAGCTGGCATCGAAGCAATTTATCTATCAGGTTGGCAAGTGGCTGCGGATAACAATACTGCCTCAACCATGTACCCAGACCAATCTCTCTATCCTGTTGACTCCGTACCTGCTGTGGTGCGCCGCATCAATAACTCATTCCGTCGTGCTGACCAAATTCAATGGACTAATGGTAAGTCACCGACTGATGAAGGTGGCATTGATTACTTCCTACCTATCGTGGCGGATGCAGAAGCCGGCTTTGGTGGCGTACTGAATGCTTATGAGCTGATGAAATCAATGATTGAAGCGGGGGCTGCTGGTGTTCACTTTGAAGACCAATTAGCTTCTGTGAAAAAATGTGGACATATGGGAGGTAAAGTCCTTGTTCCAACCCAAGAGGCGGTTCAGAAGTTAGTTGCTGCACGTTTGGCAGCAGACGTTGCAGGCACGACGACACTGGTCATTGCACGGACAGACGCAAACGCGGCTGACTTGTTGACCTCGGATTGTGACCCATATGACAAAGACTTCCTCTCTGGCGAGCGTACCTCTGAAGGTTTCTTCCGTGTTAAAGCGGGTATTGATCAAGCCATTTCGCGTGGCCTAGCTTACGCACCTTATGCAGACCTTGTGTGGTGTGAAACAGCAAAACCTTGCCTAGAAGAAGCACGTAAGTTTGCTGAAGCTATTTTGGCAGAATACCCAGACCAACTATTGGCGTATAACTGTTCTCCATCGTTTAACTGGGAGAAAAACCTTGATGCCAAGACGATTGCTGAGTTCCAACAAGCATTGTCTGATATGGGGTACAAGTACCAATTTATTACGCTGGCAGGCATTCATAACATGTGGTTTAACATGTTTGAATTGGCACATGCTTATGCTCAAGGTGAAGGTATGCGTCACTATGTTGAAATGGTGCAGCGTAAAGAGTTCGCTGCGGCAGAAAAAGGCTATACCTTCGTGGCACACCAACAAGAAGTGGGGACTGGCTACTTTGATAAAGTGACCAACACTATTCAAGGTGGAAACTCGTCGGTAACGGCATTGAAAGGCTCGACTGAAGAAGACCAGTTCTAG
- a CDS encoding CBS domain-containing protein, with the protein MIKVEDMMTRNPHTLLRTHTLSDAKSMMKALDIRHIPIVDANRQLLGVVSQRDILAAQESSLHHVPDDLSYTADTPLYEVMHEHVMSVAPQAGLKESALYMQKHKVGCLPVVSKGQLVGIITETDFIAIAITLLELQEESEPDEYDEEEDD; encoded by the coding sequence ATGATTAAAGTGGAAGATATGATGACTCGCAACCCACATACGTTGCTGCGTACCCACACTCTGTCCGATGCTAAAAGCATGATGAAAGCGCTTGATATCCGCCATATCCCAATTGTTGATGCCAATAGACAATTGCTTGGCGTAGTGTCACAACGCGATATTTTGGCAGCGCAAGAATCGAGCTTGCATCATGTTCCGGATGATTTGTCTTATACCGCAGACACACCGCTGTATGAAGTGATGCATGAGCATGTGATGAGTGTAGCGCCTCAAGCAGGACTCAAAGAGAGTGCGCTGTATATGCAAAAACATAAGGTGGGATGCTTACCTGTGGTCAGTAAAGGTCAATTGGTCGGCATCATTACCGAAACCGACTTTATTGCCATTGCGATTACTCTACTGGAGCTACAAGAAGAATCAGAACCTGACGAGTACGATGAAGAAGAGGATGATTAA
- a CDS encoding hydrogen peroxide-inducible genes activator, which produces MNKWPSLKQLHYLVTLHETRHFSEAAERCFVSQSTLSKGIQNLEELIGCALYEKKDKKSPLVFTQAGEAVVKQGRELLAKGQDLVELGKLCHGGVMEGQLKLGCIPTIAPFLLGDLVQEINIRFPKLHLLLREDTTANLLTALRSGELDVLVLALPVDIGEMESQVVGQDPFRMVISRNQANSIRVPIKYADLPDQSVFLLENEHCLTEHAVSACKLTDKEKINPFTATSLHTLVQMVANGLGTTFIPQMAIDHGLLDNQNLLVVDPPGQQAYRNIGLVWRPSSSRTATFSQLAEVVSELL; this is translated from the coding sequence ATGAATAAATGGCCCAGCTTAAAGCAGCTACATTACCTAGTTACCTTACATGAAACTAGGCATTTTAGTGAAGCTGCTGAGCGATGTTTTGTTAGTCAGTCGACGCTAAGTAAAGGTATTCAGAACCTTGAAGAGCTCATCGGCTGTGCACTTTACGAAAAAAAAGATAAGAAAAGCCCATTAGTATTTACCCAAGCAGGCGAAGCCGTGGTTAAGCAAGGTCGTGAGTTGCTTGCTAAAGGGCAAGACTTAGTTGAACTGGGCAAGCTTTGCCATGGTGGCGTCATGGAAGGGCAGCTTAAGTTGGGATGTATTCCTACCATAGCGCCATTCTTGCTTGGTGACCTAGTACAAGAGATCAACATTCGCTTTCCTAAACTGCATTTATTGCTGCGAGAAGATACGACAGCGAATTTGTTGACTGCTTTACGTTCTGGTGAGCTAGACGTATTGGTGTTAGCCCTTCCGGTCGATATCGGTGAAATGGAAAGCCAAGTGGTTGGTCAAGACCCATTTAGGATGGTGATCAGTCGCAATCAAGCCAATTCTATTCGCGTGCCCATTAAATACGCAGATCTGCCCGATCAATCGGTATTTCTGCTAGAGAATGAGCACTGTTTAACAGAGCATGCTGTTTCAGCCTGTAAGTTAACCGATAAAGAGAAGATTAATCCATTTACCGCCACTAGTCTGCACACCTTAGTGCAAATGGTCGCTAATGGTCTTGGCACGACATTTATCCCGCAAATGGCAATAGATCACGGCTTGCTAGACAATCAAAATTTGTTGGTGGTTGATCCGCCTGGTCAGCAGGCTTATCGAAATATTGGTCTGGTTTGGCGCCCAAGCTCATCTCGAACGGCCACATTTAGCCAGTTAGCTGAGGTGGTCAGTGAGCTACTTTAG
- the pstB gene encoding phosphate ABC transporter ATP-binding protein PstB, with amino-acid sequence MLSVNQTLGYAPPLDVHNLSDAQTAIAIEKLSLLYQHNQRALTDITMRIPRGKVTSFIGPSGCGKSTLLRCINRMNDLVEGCHIEGEVRLHGKNIYQRDVDVAALRRRVGMVFQRPNPFPKSIYENVVYGLRLQGVKNSRTLDDAAEAALKAAALWDEVKHRLHENAFGLSGGQQQRLVIARAIAIEPEILLLDEPTSALDPISTLTIEELIHDLKTQYTVVIVTHNMQQAARVSDYTAFIHMGKLIEYSDTDSIFTSPSKKQTEDYITGRYG; translated from the coding sequence ATGCTCTCTGTTAACCAAACGTTGGGTTATGCCCCTCCATTGGATGTACACAATTTGTCGGATGCGCAGACAGCAATCGCGATAGAAAAGTTAAGTCTTCTCTATCAGCACAATCAACGAGCGTTAACCGACATTACGATGCGCATACCCAGAGGCAAAGTGACTTCTTTTATCGGCCCGTCCGGTTGTGGTAAGTCAACGTTACTGCGTTGCATCAATCGTATGAACGACCTTGTTGAGGGGTGTCATATTGAGGGGGAAGTGCGACTGCATGGGAAAAATATCTATCAACGTGACGTTGATGTAGCAGCATTGCGTCGTCGAGTCGGAATGGTGTTTCAGCGTCCTAACCCATTTCCTAAATCGATTTATGAAAACGTGGTTTATGGTTTACGTCTGCAAGGGGTAAAAAATAGTCGGACTTTAGACGATGCTGCTGAAGCTGCGCTCAAAGCGGCAGCGTTGTGGGATGAAGTGAAACATCGCTTACACGAAAATGCATTTGGTCTATCTGGAGGTCAGCAGCAGCGTTTAGTGATTGCTCGTGCGATTGCGATTGAACCAGAGATTTTGTTACTCGATGAGCCAACATCGGCGCTGGATCCTATTTCCACGCTCACCATTGAGGAACTTATTCACGATTTGAAAACCCAATATACTGTGGTGATCGTGACACATAATATGCAGCAGGCAGCGCGGGTTAGTGACTATACTGCCTTTATTCATATGGGAAAATTGATTGAATACTCGGATACGGATTCCATCTTCACATCACCATCAAAAAAACAAACCGAGGATTATATTACAGGTCGCTATGGTTAA
- the phoU gene encoding phosphate signaling complex protein PhoU, with translation MQLGRHISGQFNTELEAIRTHVLTMGGLVEQQLSYAMHALHTDDVELARKVVEDDHKVNSMEVSIDEACTRIIAKRQPTAKDLRLIMAIIKTITDLERIGDVATKMAFVVIESPSTRERQFQVSLEPLCRSAISMLHQVLDAFARMDVEAAAQIYKLDDSLDNEVDAVIRQLMTYMMEDPKNIPHILQVMWSARAIERIGDRCQNICEYIIYFVKGKDVRHIGDQSIDDAIR, from the coding sequence ATGCAGCTAGGTCGTCATATCTCTGGTCAATTTAATACCGAGCTAGAAGCTATTCGAACTCATGTATTAACCATGGGTGGACTGGTTGAACAGCAGCTCTCTTACGCAATGCATGCATTACATACAGATGATGTTGAGTTGGCACGTAAAGTGGTCGAAGACGATCATAAAGTGAACTCAATGGAAGTCTCAATTGATGAGGCGTGCACGCGCATTATTGCTAAGCGCCAACCGACGGCGAAAGATTTGCGCTTAATCATGGCGATCATCAAGACCATTACCGATCTTGAACGTATTGGTGATGTGGCAACCAAAATGGCGTTTGTGGTTATCGAAAGTCCATCGACTCGAGAGCGCCAATTTCAGGTCTCATTAGAACCTTTGTGCCGCTCTGCGATTTCAATGTTACATCAGGTGCTGGATGCCTTTGCGCGGATGGATGTAGAAGCCGCCGCCCAGATTTATAAGCTGGATGATTCTTTAGATAACGAAGTTGATGCAGTGATTCGCCAACTCATGACTTATATGATGGAAGACCCGAAAAACATTCCTCATATTTTACAGGTCATGTGGTCAGCGCGAGCCATTGAGCGAATTGGCGATCGTTGCCAAAATATTTGTGAATACATCATCTATTTTGTGAAAGGTAAAGATGTGCGCCATATCGGCGATCAGTCGATAGATGATGCGATTCGTTAA
- a CDS encoding copper homeostasis protein CutC: MKYQMEVCIDNIESLTNAMQGGATRIELCSSLALGGLTPSWGLMRSASEFSVIPVFAMIRPRQGDFLYLPAEIDQMMWDIEIAAQAGLQGVVFGVLTANGDVDKEATQKLTSHAHALNLQVTYHRAIDQCRDYHQAIETLLEIGVNRVLTSGTATSAEQGCDVIAKMVEQVQDNMVIMAGAGVNANNVTKIVTQTGVNEVHLSGKTVRPSGMKLAQHQARMGNADCDDFSIPITSISALEAVAKQLKTL, from the coding sequence ATGAAATACCAAATGGAAGTGTGTATTGATAACATCGAATCACTGACTAATGCGATGCAAGGTGGAGCGACCCGCATTGAGCTTTGTTCTTCTCTGGCTTTAGGGGGATTAACACCCAGCTGGGGATTGATGCGCAGTGCTAGCGAATTTAGTGTCATTCCTGTTTTCGCGATGATTCGACCAAGACAAGGGGATTTTCTCTACCTACCGGCAGAAATCGACCAAATGATGTGGGATATCGAAATTGCTGCGCAGGCAGGCTTGCAAGGAGTGGTATTTGGGGTATTAACCGCTAATGGAGATGTAGACAAAGAGGCGACCCAAAAGCTCACCTCTCATGCTCATGCTCTCAATTTACAAGTGACCTATCACAGAGCCATCGACCAGTGCCGAGATTATCATCAAGCCATTGAAACTTTGCTTGAAATTGGTGTTAATCGTGTGCTTACTTCAGGTACCGCGACATCAGCCGAACAAGGGTGTGACGTCATCGCCAAAATGGTCGAACAAGTTCAAGATAACATGGTCATCATGGCTGGTGCTGGCGTAAACGCGAACAACGTGACAAAAATAGTGACTCAAACCGGAGTCAATGAAGTTCACCTATCGGGGAAGACGGTACGCCCAAGTGGCATGAAGTTAGCGCAGCATCAAGCTCGAATGGGCAATGCTGATTGTGATGATTTCAGCATTCCCATTACCAGTATCAGCGCACTTGAAGCGGTGGCAAAACAACTTAAAACGCTTTAA
- the aceB gene encoding malate synthase A, producing the protein MLAETRETNPTQINEQLKIVGALSETHEQIFPEPAQVFLAALCQKFAPRLDELLKQRTVFQTQIDQGKLPDFLQDTVDIREGSWKIMGIPNDLQDRRVEITGPTDRKMVINALNANVKVFMADFEDSMSPAWDKVLDGQINLRDAITGTISYTNPDNGKVYELKQNPAVLICRVRGLHLPEKHVHYAEKIIPGCLFDFALYFFNNHKALLAKGSGPYFYLPKLQSYHEAKWWSDVFHFTEEYFGLHTGTIKATVLIETLPAVFQMDEILFSLKEHIVGLNCGRWDYIFSYIKTLKKHSDRVLPDRQVVTMDKSFLNAYSRLLIYTCHRRGAFAMGGMAAFIPAKDPQENAAVLEKIQRDKRLEATNGHDGTWVAHPGLADTAMAVFDEVLAGRKNQLDVSRMSDAPITAKDLLQPCDGERTEKGMRHNIRVALQYIEAWISGNGCVPIYGLMEDAATAEISRASIWQWIQHGKTLDNGKVVSKDLFREYLKQEIEVVKTEVGNERFTQGRFAEAADLMERITTSDELPNFLTIPGYDYLS; encoded by the coding sequence ATGTTGGCAGAAACACGCGAAACTAACCCGACTCAAATTAACGAACAACTTAAGATTGTTGGTGCACTAAGCGAGACACATGAACAGATATTTCCCGAGCCTGCGCAGGTTTTTCTTGCCGCTTTGTGCCAGAAATTTGCCCCACGTTTAGACGAGTTGTTAAAACAACGCACTGTATTTCAAACGCAAATAGATCAAGGCAAATTGCCCGATTTTTTACAAGACACCGTCGATATTCGCGAAGGCAGTTGGAAAATCATGGGTATCCCTAATGATCTGCAAGACCGCCGTGTTGAAATTACGGGTCCTACCGACCGTAAAATGGTGATTAACGCTCTTAACGCTAACGTAAAAGTTTTTATGGCGGATTTTGAAGACTCAATGTCGCCAGCGTGGGATAAGGTTTTAGATGGGCAGATTAATTTGCGTGATGCGATTACTGGAACCATCAGTTATACCAATCCAGATAACGGCAAAGTTTATGAATTAAAACAAAACCCTGCGGTACTCATCTGTCGAGTGCGTGGTCTTCATTTGCCTGAAAAACACGTTCACTATGCAGAAAAAATTATTCCTGGGTGTTTATTTGATTTTGCGTTGTATTTCTTCAATAACCATAAAGCTTTATTAGCCAAAGGCAGCGGCCCTTATTTTTACTTGCCTAAACTGCAGTCGTACCACGAAGCGAAATGGTGGAGCGATGTATTCCATTTCACGGAAGAGTATTTCGGTTTACATACTGGAACGATCAAAGCAACGGTGCTGATCGAGACTTTGCCTGCGGTATTCCAGATGGATGAAATTCTGTTTTCACTCAAAGAACACATCGTTGGACTGAATTGTGGACGTTGGGATTATATCTTTAGCTATATCAAAACGTTGAAAAAGCACTCCGATCGCGTACTGCCCGATCGCCAAGTCGTGACCATGGATAAGTCGTTCCTTAATGCTTACTCGCGTCTGCTTATCTATACCTGTCATCGCCGTGGAGCGTTTGCGATGGGAGGCATGGCGGCCTTCATTCCAGCAAAAGATCCCCAAGAAAATGCGGCAGTATTAGAGAAAATTCAACGTGATAAACGTCTTGAAGCCACCAATGGCCACGATGGCACTTGGGTTGCGCACCCAGGACTTGCTGATACAGCCATGGCTGTATTTGATGAAGTGCTTGCGGGGCGTAAAAACCAGCTGGATGTATCACGTATGTCTGATGCGCCCATCACCGCCAAAGATCTTCTTCAACCATGTGATGGTGAACGAACTGAAAAGGGTATGCGTCACAATATTCGTGTTGCCCTGCAATACATCGAAGCGTGGATCTCGGGTAATGGGTGTGTGCCAATTTACGGTTTGATGGAAGATGCCGCGACTGCCGAAATTTCTCGAGCGTCAATTTGGCAATGGATTCAACACGGTAAAACTCTTGATAACGGCAAAGTGGTCTCTAAAGACCTGTTTAGAGAGTATCTCAAGCAAGAGATTGAAGTTGTCAAAACGGAAGTCGGAAATGAGCGTTTTACTCAAGGGCGTTTTGCTGAGGCAGCTGACTTGATGGAACGAATCACAACTAGTGACGAATTACCAAATTTCTTAACGATTCCGGGATACGACTACTTGTCGTAA